AAGGGGCACTGGGCACCAACAATTTCGATGCCAATTCGCGGCTGTGCATGAGCTCAGCAGTGGCGGGCTACACCCGCAGCCTGGGGTCCGATGGTCCTCCCTGCAGCTACGAGGATCTCGACCACTGCTCGGTGGCGTTTCTGATCGGCACCAACACCGCCGAGTGCCACCCGGTGCTGTTCCAGCGTCTTCTGAAGCGGAAACGAAAAAACCCCGGCAGCGTCACCATCGTGGTGGTGGATCCCCGTCGCACCGACACCGCCAAAGCCGCCGATATCCACTTGCCAATTGCACCGGGCAGCGACCTGGCTCTGCTTCACGGCATTGCCCACCTGGTGCTCCGCGAGAACGGCCAGGATCCAGCTTTCATCGACGACCATACCGAGAATTACGACGCCTTTTTTGACGTCGCCGCCCGCTGGACACCGAGGCGGGTTGCCCTGTTCTGCAACATCCCCGAAAAACGCCTGCGGGAAGTGGCCTCTCTGTTCCACCGGCGCGAAAAGGTGCTCAGCCTCTGGTCCATGGGGGTGAACCAACGCCGTGAAGGAACAGCAGTGGTGCAGGGGTTGATCAATCTGCATCTGCTCACCGGCCAGATCGGCAAAGAAGGAGCGGGCCCGTTTTCCCTCACCGGCCAGCCGAATGCCATGGGCGGGCGCGAGGCCGGAGGCTTGGCACATCTGCTGCCGGGCTACCGCTTGGTCGCCAACGCTGACCACCGTGCCGAAGTGGAACAAGCCTGGCGGCTGCCTGAAGGACGCATCAACGCCACACCTGGATTGGCGGCCTGGCAACAGATCGAAGCGATGGAACAGGGCGCGCTGGATCTGTGGTGGGTAGCCGCTACCAACCCCTTGGTCAGCCTCCCGGATCTCGACCGGGTGAAGTCAGCCATGAACAAGTGCCCGCTGGTGGTTGTGAGCGAGGCCTATGCCGACTCGGAAACGTCCCATTACGCCCACCTGCTTCTGCCCGCAGCCCAGTGGAGTGAGAAGGCCGGTGCCATGACCAATTCCGAACGACGGGTGACCTATTGCCCGGCCTATCGACGCAGCTTCGGCGAAAGCCGGCCCGACTGGGAGGTGTTCGCTGACGTGGGACGCCGCTTGGGCTACTCCGAACAATTCAGCTTTGATTCAGCGGCCGCGGTTTACGCCGAATTCACCGAACTGACCCGAGGGCGCCTCTGTGACGTCAGTGGCCTGAGCCATGCACTGCTTGAACAGGACGGTCCACAGCAGTGGCCATACCCCCACGGCAGCACCCCCAGCGCAACGGCGAAACGCCTCTACGAAGACCATCAATTCCCCACCCCGAACAAGCGCGCCCGCTTCAGCACCGATCAACCGCTCGGGCTGGCGGAGCCCCCCTGCGAGACCTACCCCCTGGTACTGACGGTGGGCCGCTATCTGGGGCAGTGGCACACCATGACCCGCACAGGGAAGGTGGAACGGCTGATGAAACAGCATCCCGAGCCGCTGCTGGAGATTCACCCCGGTGACGCTCAGGATCTAAAACTGCGTAACGGCGAACTAGCAGCGATCAGCTCGCGCCGCGGTCACCTCACCGCCACCGTGAAGGTCACCGATCGCATTCGGCGTGGATCGGTCTTTCTGCCAATGCACTGGGGATTCACCCAGGAGAAGGCCTGCGAGGCCAATACCCTGATGCACGACGAGGCCTGCCCAGTATCGAAGCAGCCGGAACTCAAGGCCTGCGCGGTGATCGTGGCTCCGGCCGTCTCGGTGGTGAAGCCCGTTGAGCAGCAGAAAGGAAAGCTGGAAGCCCTGCGCCGACTGCTCACACCAGCACTTCGCTGAAGGCTGCCTCAAGGTTGTGATGATCGTGCCCCGGCCGGGCCAACTTGCACAAGGCAAAGCGCTCCAGCTCACTGAGCTGGGTCCATTGCTCCAGGGTCAGCACCACACCCCGCACTGTGGCGGCCTCCTGCACCACAGCGGGCAGCTCGGCCAGCTGTTGCCAGGGGGCACCGCTCACCGGTGGCAGATCCTTGGCCATGCCATCGGCCATGGGGCTCGTGCAATCGCGCAGGTGTTGGCAAAGCTGCTCGAGAGCATCATCTGCATCCGGCCAATCCACCAGGGCTTGACGTTGCTCATGGGAAAGTTCAAGCCAGTGGTTGAGCTTTAACTTCACCCCACACAGATCCAATTTGCGTCGCACACACAGGGGAATGCAGCGCCAGTTGCCGATGAAGTCCTGTTCAAAGGCAAAGCAATGGCTGGCGGAATCACGACGGCTGGACATCAACCAAAGCCTTGATCGGTGTCAATGATGACAACGGAAGTCCACGAAAACAGAGATGTTTACCTCGATACAAAATTGGTCTGTGCGCTTCGCCCTCTCCCTCGGAATGTTGCTGGGAATGTCCCATGGATGGGTCACAGCTGAAGCATTCCAGCACCAGCCCGTGCAGGACTTTGATCCCATAGAAACTGTTAATTCCGCTACACAATTCAGCCCGTTTAGTAGTCGTTCACACCAATTCTTTCCATACTGAAGCTCTGTTCAAAGAGTTTCTGCCGTGACCAGCAGCATCTCGTCCGCTTCCGGCCGCAGCCCCATCACCCTGGCCGCCGGCTTCCTGGGTGCCTTCATCATTGGTTCCCTCGCCGTGCAACTGGTGCGCAGCCAGACGGCCTCCGTTCAGGCCGGCGCTACTGGCGTCGAGCCGGTGATCGCAGGTCCTGCCGCTCTCTGGGCTCCCTTGGGCGAGCGCGACATCGCCAGCGCCAACACAGCCGCAACCGCCCAACCCGCTGCTGCCATCCAGCCCGCTGTGGAGCCTGTTGTGGGTTCCGAAGCCACCCTCTGGGCACCCTTCGGCGAGCGCTGATCGCAGGGGCCAAATAGAACAGCCCCGATCGCACAACCCACCAGCCGGCCCACATAGGCTGCCGGCATGGGGATTCAGCGCCGTCACTTCCTCCAGCAAACGGGCGGTCTGGCCTTAGCCGCCCTGATGCAGGCGCGGCCTGTTGAAGCAGCTGAAGACGGGTTCTGCGTTCCTGATGATCCACTC
The Synechococcus sp. PROS-U-1 DNA segment above includes these coding regions:
- a CDS encoding nitrate reductase — translated: MVNSPRSVRSQCPYCGVGCGLELLPPAVKGQAVKRDGEGNPMWTARGDREHPSSLGQVCIKGATVGETLAPGRLRQPLFRATLEDDFAPISWDEALDKITGQIQASVTRRGNADGIAMYGSGQFHTEDYYLAQKLLKGALGTNNFDANSRLCMSSAVAGYTRSLGSDGPPCSYEDLDHCSVAFLIGTNTAECHPVLFQRLLKRKRKNPGSVTIVVVDPRRTDTAKAADIHLPIAPGSDLALLHGIAHLVLRENGQDPAFIDDHTENYDAFFDVAARWTPRRVALFCNIPEKRLREVASLFHRREKVLSLWSMGVNQRREGTAVVQGLINLHLLTGQIGKEGAGPFSLTGQPNAMGGREAGGLAHLLPGYRLVANADHRAEVEQAWRLPEGRINATPGLAAWQQIEAMEQGALDLWWVAATNPLVSLPDLDRVKSAMNKCPLVVVSEAYADSETSHYAHLLLPAAQWSEKAGAMTNSERRVTYCPAYRRSFGESRPDWEVFADVGRRLGYSEQFSFDSAAAVYAEFTELTRGRLCDVSGLSHALLEQDGPQQWPYPHGSTPSATAKRLYEDHQFPTPNKRARFSTDQPLGLAEPPCETYPLVLTVGRYLGQWHTMTRTGKVERLMKQHPEPLLEIHPGDAQDLKLRNGELAAISSRRGHLTATVKVTDRIRRGSVFLPMHWGFTQEKACEANTLMHDEACPVSKQPELKACAVIVAPAVSVVKPVEQQKGKLEALRRLLTPALR
- a CDS encoding nitrate reductase associated protein; protein product: MSSRRDSASHCFAFEQDFIGNWRCIPLCVRRKLDLCGVKLKLNHWLELSHEQRQALVDWPDADDALEQLCQHLRDCTSPMADGMAKDLPPVSGAPWQQLAELPAVVQEAATVRGVVLTLEQWTQLSELERFALCKLARPGHDHHNLEAAFSEVLV